In the genome of Coraliomargarita algicola, one region contains:
- a CDS encoding RluA family pseudouridine synthase, with protein MSDLMNTPLDQLPLNGAVNLLAHNEDGLVALEKPTGLMSHPNGPEDNERSLLTADYDLKEECYSWTDATGEIRRAWLINRLDSPTSGVILLGLNPEITAVIKKEFSTHRVTKIYYALVRGRPQVPSGSWSDKLKKVAKNGNCAQIVPAKTRYQVIKSPTGGFPVSLLKLLPLTGRTHQLRVQCNKHGLPIVGDRTYGNFGFNKEVAIKVETRRMMLHSAETIVRYCYKGQLRELTAKSELPEDFKAVMSYRPGLNMHRPKGTRSQVLAGRRFKAPEAP; from the coding sequence ATGTCCGACTTAATGAACACACCGCTCGATCAACTTCCTCTCAATGGCGCAGTTAACTTGCTTGCACACAATGAAGACGGCCTAGTTGCGCTAGAAAAGCCGACGGGGTTGATGTCGCATCCAAATGGGCCGGAAGACAATGAACGTTCGCTACTGACGGCGGATTACGATTTGAAGGAAGAATGCTATTCCTGGACAGACGCTACGGGGGAAATACGTCGTGCGTGGTTGATCAATCGACTCGATTCGCCGACTTCCGGTGTCATTTTGCTGGGCTTGAACCCTGAGATCACTGCGGTGATCAAAAAAGAATTTTCGACTCACCGGGTGACGAAAATTTATTACGCTTTGGTACGTGGACGTCCTCAGGTGCCTTCCGGGTCTTGGTCGGATAAACTCAAGAAAGTGGCCAAGAATGGCAATTGTGCACAAATCGTGCCTGCAAAGACGCGTTACCAGGTGATCAAATCGCCGACTGGAGGTTTTCCCGTTTCATTGCTCAAATTACTGCCACTGACTGGGCGGACGCACCAACTGCGCGTGCAATGTAATAAGCATGGTTTACCAATCGTGGGGGATCGCACCTATGGGAATTTTGGTTTCAATAAGGAAGTCGCCATTAAAGTGGAGACGCGCCGTATGATGTTGCATTCGGCAGAGACGATCGTGCGATATTGCTATAAAGGTCAGCTGCGTGAACTAACGGCAAAGTCTGAACTGCCGGAAGATTTTAAAGCCGTGATGTCCTATCGTCCGGGCTTGAATATGCATCGCCCGAAGGGGACACGAAGTCAGGTATTGGCCGGGCGTCGTTTTAAGGCCCCCGAGGCTCCCTAG
- a CDS encoding lytic transglycosylase domain-containing protein: MDYHYHRHERLLIRIAVILGVIVGILAFTITRKISGRSEQVSPEEVWAYVQEIAPQKDLDPEFIYAIAWAESSLNARARSSVARGMMQLTKPAWREVSDESYRHAWDWRTNVRVGIDYLAFCRDYLKRHDHFSYPLLAASYRYGPYHVRNKNFNILKLKQPKNEIYRRIFEGNIHPVTPPAEAEPAL, translated from the coding sequence ATGGATTATCACTATCACAGACACGAGCGTTTGTTGATCCGGATCGCTGTAATATTGGGCGTGATAGTGGGGATTTTAGCGTTTACCATTACACGTAAGATTAGCGGTCGTTCGGAACAGGTGTCACCCGAGGAGGTGTGGGCTTATGTGCAAGAAATAGCGCCTCAAAAAGATTTGGATCCGGAGTTTATCTATGCGATCGCGTGGGCGGAAAGTAGTTTGAATGCACGTGCCCGTAGTTCGGTGGCCCGTGGTATGATGCAACTGACTAAGCCGGCTTGGCGCGAGGTGAGTGATGAATCTTACCGTCATGCTTGGGATTGGCGCACCAATGTGCGTGTGGGCATCGATTATCTTGCATTCTGTCGGGATTACCTGAAGAGACATGACCATTTTAGCTATCCACTCTTGGCGGCGTCGTATCGTTACGGGCCTTATCACGTGAGGAATAAGAATTTTAATATTTTGAAACTAAAGCAGCCTAAGAATGAAATTTATCGCCGCATCTTCGAGGGCAATATTCACCCTGTGACGCCGCCGGCGGAGGCGGAGCCGGCACTCTGA
- a CDS encoding TolC family protein — protein MYREDKTFAILFTLCLSLLSVSLMGQVADSAIASEPLHLSVDDVIERVKGQNLQLLMNQESVRRALEQSYQRRAALLPQFSVNAQQSRQQTAYASSSSNLDIPPYNLFTSRIEASLPVFDTQRYADFKIAQLNYAIEQMDYAVATQDILEQAILLYFTQLRDVRSVEIAEGNIEREQTLLDLARQQYDAGSAVKIDVTRAEVRLATERRTLMEAEIAVEESMLELKALLDLDLDRELRLDRGIIEGAKAPPSLKRYGSQEVLTELRPELQSQQKVLRQAELARKAAGWQRLPTLELFANWGYDSNHALDGDEGEAWLFGLRATMPLWEGGRIAAEKREAAAAVRQNEYQMRDLRNRIEREFKFSLLAMDSRYAQIEIARDEVRLGRDEVEQASERYREGLGDNRELIDAQIRLADAERSHLNAIYLYGLSRLAFARSIGSVEHVLD, from the coding sequence ATGTACAGAGAAGACAAGACTTTCGCCATTCTATTCACTCTTTGCCTGAGTTTATTGTCTGTCTCATTGATGGGGCAGGTGGCCGACAGTGCAATTGCGTCGGAGCCACTTCATTTGAGTGTCGATGACGTGATTGAGCGGGTGAAGGGGCAGAATTTACAATTGTTGATGAATCAAGAGAGCGTGCGGCGTGCTTTGGAGCAGAGCTATCAGCGTCGTGCGGCTTTGCTGCCGCAGTTTTCGGTCAATGCGCAACAATCGCGGCAGCAAACGGCGTATGCTTCTTCGTCTTCAAATTTGGATATCCCTCCTTATAATCTGTTTACTTCGCGGATCGAAGCTTCGTTACCGGTATTTGATACTCAACGCTATGCAGATTTTAAAATTGCTCAGCTGAATTACGCCATCGAGCAGATGGATTATGCGGTGGCTACGCAGGATATTTTGGAGCAAGCGATTTTACTCTACTTTACTCAACTGCGCGATGTGCGTAGTGTGGAAATTGCAGAGGGAAATATCGAGCGTGAGCAGACGCTGCTGGACTTGGCCCGGCAGCAATACGATGCGGGCTCCGCCGTTAAAATCGACGTCACGCGTGCGGAGGTGCGACTGGCGACGGAGCGTCGCACATTAATGGAGGCCGAGATTGCTGTCGAAGAGTCGATGTTGGAATTGAAGGCCTTGCTGGACTTGGATCTGGATCGTGAACTACGCTTGGACCGTGGTATCATTGAGGGAGCCAAGGCACCACCCAGTCTGAAGCGATATGGCTCTCAGGAGGTTTTGACGGAATTGCGCCCCGAATTACAGAGCCAGCAAAAAGTGCTCCGCCAGGCGGAACTTGCGCGGAAAGCCGCTGGCTGGCAGCGGCTGCCTACCTTGGAATTATTTGCCAATTGGGGCTATGATTCCAATCACGCTTTGGATGGCGATGAGGGGGAGGCTTGGCTCTTCGGACTGCGTGCCACAATGCCTCTATGGGAAGGGGGCCGTATCGCTGCGGAGAAGCGCGAGGCTGCGGCCGCTGTGCGCCAAAACGAATATCAGATGCGCGACTTGCGCAATCGGATCGAGCGTGAATTTAAGTTTTCATTACTCGCAATGGATTCGCGTTACGCGCAAATCGAAATTGCGCGTGATGAAGTGCGCCTCGGCCGTGACGAGGTCGAGCAAGCCAGTGAGCGCTATCGCGAAGGTCTCGGGGATAATCGTGAGTTAATTGATGCGCAAATACGTCTTGCCGATGCGGAGCGCAGCCATCTCAACGCGATCTATCTGTATGGCTTGAGTCGTTTGGCGTTTGCACGATCCATTGGCTCTGTTGAACATGTTTTAGACTAA
- a CDS encoding Maf family protein, whose amino-acid sequence MAELPTHFYLASASPRRAELMQRMGLRFEIRPTHVEEDDSGSQGPEVMVLENAKLKASTLSELEPEALVLGSDTTVAWDAHVLSKPIDLADARRMLHMLSGRRHTVYTAVSLYWQAGGLAHTFVERSDVRFQQLDDARIDQYFARVNPLDKAGAYGIQEGRELIIEHVEGSVENVMGLPIQALEQTLRELGFDFWN is encoded by the coding sequence ATGGCTGAGCTTCCTACACACTTTTATTTAGCCTCCGCTTCGCCGCGGCGTGCAGAGCTGATGCAGCGCATGGGGCTACGCTTCGAAATCCGGCCCACTCACGTGGAGGAAGATGATTCCGGTAGCCAGGGGCCTGAAGTGATGGTGCTGGAAAATGCTAAACTCAAGGCGTCCACGCTCTCGGAGCTGGAGCCTGAGGCTTTGGTGCTCGGCTCCGACACCACGGTGGCTTGGGATGCGCATGTGCTCAGCAAGCCGATCGACCTGGCGGATGCGCGGCGAATGCTGCATATGCTCTCGGGCCGCAGGCACACCGTCTATACCGCGGTGTCACTCTATTGGCAGGCAGGTGGGCTGGCGCATACTTTTGTGGAGCGCAGTGATGTGCGCTTTCAGCAGCTGGACGACGCGCGGATCGATCAGTATTTTGCACGAGTCAACCCATTGGACAAGGCGGGTGCCTATGGCATACAAGAAGGCCGTGAGTTGATTATAGAGCATGTGGAAGGTTCGGTGGAAAATGTCATGGGCCTGCCAATTCAGGCCCTTGAGCAAACTTTACGGGAACTAGGTTTTGATTTTTGGAACTAA